In the Blautia coccoides genome, CGATTCTTAAACAATCAAATCTGATTTTCTTCCTTATTCCCGGCCCGTTCCTCTACCAGTATCTTTTTAATTTCATACTCACCTCTCTCCTTTTTCCGGTAGAGCCTTCTCTCTTCTCTCCACTTGGCAGGCAGCACGCCCATGCGTTTTTTAAAATTACGTTCAAAAGAGGATATGGAAAGATAGCCGCACTTCTCTCCTATCATCCTGATTGGCTCCATGGTATTCTGCAACATCCAGCAGGCTTCCCTGACCCTTATGCAGTTGATATAATCCACTGGCCCAAGTCCCTTCATTTTTTGAAAAACCTTGCGGAAGTGGCTCTCACTGAAGTGGCACAACCCAGCCAGTTCTCCCACTTTTATCTGCTCCATATAATGATCATAAATATAATCGATAGCTGGCAGAAGCGGCAGGCTCACTGCCTCTTCCTCCACGGCGTGATTCTGCTCCAATACATCGTACAGCATAAATAAAAAGGTACACAGAAGACTCATCACCTGCACCTTATAAGTTCCCCTTTTTTTTCCCGCTATCTTAAAAATCTGCTTCAAAAGAAAAGTAAGCTGTCCGTATTCCCCTTCATCTAATATCTGCACTCCGTAAAACAACTGTCTGCATATTTTCAAATTCATTCTTTCATCAATAAATGAAAACAGTTTTATAAAATCCTCCAGGTCCACAAACAAGTATCCCCACATGTTATACATACCATTTTCATTTCTTGTAGCATGCAGCAGATTTGGAGCAACAAGACTAATACTCCCGGAACAAAACGCGGCCTCTTTCCCTTCACTAATGATCGTCCCCTGCCCTTCATAACAATAACCAATCTCCAGATAGTAATGAAAATGAAGGGGATCCTCTGCTCCGGCCTTAGCCCATGCAATTTTATCCAGCACCATCAGCGGATAATCCGGATATATTCTGAAAATATGATCCTCTACATAACGCTTCTTTTTCCGCCCCACTTTTTTCTTCTCCTACTCTGTATATATTTTTTTTGCGTTTACATATTTTTCTATATTATACATTAAATTTGTAGGATTGTGTCTTTATTTGTCATATTTATCCGTGATTTACTGGTATTTACTCTGAGAACTCTTTTCTTTATTGCAGTTTTTTATATTTTTCGCTATAATAGGAGAGCATAAAAAATAAGGGAGAGAAAGACTATGAATGAACAGAAAGAATTCAAGCCTTATATTCCGGCCGAGCGCGTAACGCCGGAATTAACTGTCACCTCCATAATCATGGGTATCATCCTGGCTGTCGTTTTCGGCGCTGCCAATGCTTACCTGGGACTTCGTGTTGGTATGACAATCTCCGCGTCCATTCCCGCAGCTGTTCTCGCCATGGGTGTGATCCGTGTTATCATGCGGAAGAATTCCATCCTGGAGAGTAACATTGTACAGACGATCGGTTCTGCCGGTGAGTCTCTTGCTGCCGGTGCCATCTTTACTTTACCTGCCCTCTTCTTATGGGCTGCTGATGGCAAAATGGAAACCCCGAGTATTCTGGAAATCACACTGATCGCTCTGCTGGGTGGCCTTTTGGGTGTACTTTTCATGGTACCTCTGAGAAATGCCCTGATTGTAAAAGAGCACGGTATTCTTCCTTATCCGGAGGGAACCGCATGTGCGGAAGTTCTTCTGGCAGGTGAAGAAGGCGGCGCAAATGCCTCCACCGTATTCGCCGGTATGGGATTTGCTGCAATCTTTAAATTTGTCATTGACGGTTTGAAAGTGGTTCCCAGTGAAGTTTCCCTGAGAGTAAAAGGCTTTGCAGGTGAAATCGGAACTCAGATCTACCCGGCAGTTATGAGTGTGGGTTATATCTGTGGTCCCCGTATTTCATCTTATATGTTTGCCGGCGGTCTGGTGAGCTGGATGGTTCTGATTCCGGCTGTTGTACTTTTCGGTGCTGACCTGACTCTGTATCCGGGAACTGCCCCCATAGGTGAAATGTTTGCAGAAGGCGGCGCAAGCGCCATCTGGGGAAGCTACATCCGTTACATCGGTGCAGGTGCACTGGCTGCCGGCGGTATCATCAGCCTGGTAAAATCCCTGCCGCTGATCATTCGTACATTCAGTGATGCTATGAAGAGCCTGAAAGGCAATACCAACACCAATACAACCAGAACAGGACAGGACCTGAACATGGCTGTCATTTTGGGCGGTGTGCTTTTGATCACTATTGCTATCTGGCTGGCACCTCCGATTCCGGTAACCTTCCTGGGTGCCATTATCGTTGTAATCTTCGGCTTCTTCTTCGCTACTGTATCTTCCAGAATGGTAGGTCTGGTAGGAAGCAGCAACAACCCTGTTTCCGGTATGGCAATCGCCACTCTGCTGATCGCAACTATCCTGCTCAAAGCAACAGGTGACAGCGGAATCCACGGAATGCAGGGCGCTATCGCCATCGGTTCTATCATCTGTATCGTAGCCGCCATTGCAGGCGATACTTCACAGGATTTAAAGACCGGTTATCTTCTGGGTTCCACACCTAAAAAACAGCAGATTGGTGAGTTTATCGGTGTATTCGCCGCTGCTCTGGCGATTGGCGGAGTGTTATACCTGCTGAACGCTGCATGGGGATTCGGCTCCGAAGAATTAGGCGCACCTCAGGCCATGCTCATGAAGATGATCGTAGAAGGTGTTATGGAAAACAACCTGCCATGGACGCTGGTATTTATCGGTGTATTCCTGGCAATCGCTGTGGAAATCCTGGGTATTCCGGTACTGCCCTTTGCAATCGGTGTATACCTTCCGGTACAGTTAAACGCCTGCATTATGGTCGGTGGACTTGTTCGTCTGGTGTTTGACAAAATGAATATGAAAGATAAGAAGAAAAAAGATGCCATTGTCAATGACGGTGTGCTCTATTGCTCCGGTATGATTGCCGGTGAAGGTCTGGTGGGCATTCTTCTGGCTGTCTTTGCAGTATTTAATATTGATAAATTTATTGACCTATCCAGCAGATTCAATCTTCCCACAGCGGTATCCAATATCGGAAGCCTGGTTGTATTTGCACTTGTGATTCTGAGTCTGCTTAAATTTTCTCTCTGGAGAAAACGCAAAGAGAACAAATAATGAAAAAAAAAGAAAATGTAATGGATAAAAACTATCTGGAGTTTATTCCTGAGAGAAATTCACTCCTCACCTGGAAAACTGACAAAAAGGGCATTGTGACCCTGGATGTTGAAAATACCGGTTTCTTTAACCGACTGGCCCAGAAATGCTTCAATCGTCCGAAATACACCCATGTCCATTTGGACAAGCTGGGAAGTTTCGTCTGGCCGCTGATCGACGGTCAGAAAAACATTATTGAGCTGGGAAAAGAAGTGGATGCTCACTTTGGCGAGGAGGCAGCCCCACTCTATGAGAGGCTGGCAAAATTTTTTCAGGTACTGGAAAGTTATCATTTCATTAAACTGAATAAGAACGTATAAAAAACAGCGCACTTTGGAAGCAAATCCATAGTGCGCTGTTTTTAACCATTCAGCATATTAGAGCATCTACCGAGGCGACCGTATAAATTCTTCTGACTTAAAACCTCAAGCTGTCTCATATCCATATAATCTTATTTTTCTGTATCATAAGGCCAGTCAATGATACCTCCGAAATCATAGACCTGAGTATATCCCGCCTCTGCGAGCTTTTTCGCAGCCTGTGCGCTGCGGTTGCCGCTTCTGCAGTATACCAGTATTTCCTGGTCCATATCAGGCAGTTCCTCCAAAGGTTCGCTGCTGATGGTCTCATTTGGGATCACAATTGCTCCGGGCACATGGCCTTCCTGATATTCCTCCTCTGTGCGGACATCCAGGATCACCACTTTATCATCCTTGTCCATCCGCTCTTTTGCTTCTTCTGCCGTGATCTTTTTATATTCTGCTTTCACTGTGTCCTCCTGTGCTGCTTTTGTATCCTGTCCGGTCTTGTCCTGTCCGCATGCAGACAAGGCTGCCGTCAATACACCTGCCGCTATAACGGCAAAGAGCCATTTCTTATTTTTCTTCATATGGTTCCCTTTCCTCTGCTTTATAGGATTCTATATTTTCAGCAGATTATACATTCTGTACTTTTTTCTATTACAGTTATACTGTAATTATAATTATTTCAGTTTGATTTGTCAAGTTCTATTTTCTCTAAAGTGAAATAACGGTAACAGTTCAGCCTTCCACTGTCCCGCGAGGTGTTGCCTTGCATTTGCAAGGCAATCCCGAGGCAGCCACGCGCCAGACTGCGGTTTTTGCAGAGCTGTGAAATAACAATAACATAAGTGACCGCACTGCACACAACTGCGGTCTGCCGGTACCCAGCAAAACAAAAGCCAGCCGGACAGCCGAAAAGTCTTCTTAACCGCAAAATAGAAAACGCAAATTGTAAACTTTTTATTAAAAATAAGTTGACATTATCTTCTTTGTATTTTATAGTATTATCAAATCTGACCCAGTAAAAAAACAAAAACGAGGTATCAAAATGATTACAATGTTAATGGAAAAAGTTTTAAACGGAGGCACTCTCACCAAAGAAGAGGCAATACGCCTTTCCTCTGCAGACTTGGAGCCGCTCTGTCAGGCGGCAGACCGGATACGCCGGCATTTCTGCGGGAATGCTTTTGATATGTGCTCTATCATCAACGGCAAAAGCGGAAAATGTCCGGAGGATTGTAAATACTGCGCCCAATCTGTCCATTATTCCGCAGATACCGCTGTTTATCCTCTTCTTGATTCCCATGAAATCGTTCGGGAGGCAGAGGCCAATGCAGCAAACGGCATCCTGCGCTTCTCCATTGTAACATCAGGAAAACGTCTGAGTGACAGAGAAGTGGAACAGGTCTGCGAGAGTTTTCGGAAGATAAAAGAAACCTGTGGTATATCTCTGTGTGCCTCCATGGGACTCCTCTCCAAAAAACAATTTGAGATGCTGAAAAGTGCCGGTGTGGTCCGCTATCACAACAATCTGGAAACCTCCCGCCGCTTCTTCCCTCAAATCTGCACCACACATACATACGATGACAAAATACAGGCTATTTTAGATGCTCAGGAGGTGGGCCTCACAGTATGCAGCGGGGGCATTATAGGTCTTGGGGAAACCATGGAGGACAGAATTGATATGGCCATTACACTGCAAAAGCTGCATATCCGTTCTGTGCCTGTCAATGTTTTAAACCCGATTCCCGGTACTCCTCTGGCGCATCGTGTGCCTCTGGATGAGGATGAAGTCTGCCGGACTGCGGCTGTGTTCCGTTTTCTTATGCCAGACAGTCTCCTGCGCATGGCAGGAGGCCGGGGGCTTATGAGAGACCAGGGACGGCGTGTGTTTCAGTCAGGCGCAAATGGGGCCATCACGCAGAATATGCTGACCACAGGGGGCGTTGCAGTTAATGAAGACAGACTTCTGGCTGAGGAATTGGGATTTGAGATCAGGCTTTACGAGTAAAGACGGGATTTTTTGAAATGAGCTTGAAATCTTAATTTTTCTCTGCTATACTGGATTTTGTAAAAGAGCTTATGCGGATTATAATAATCGTTTGCATAGGCTCTTTTTTTGTTATTTTATGGGTAAATCTGCCTTACTCTGCGTAACAATATTATTATGACCTGCCTTGCAGGCAGAAAGGATGGTTTGATTTATGAAACATAATTACAAAATACTTGCGAAAAATATCGGGATGGAACTGCTGGGCAGTGTCTTTATTGCCATTGGTATTTATAACTTTGCGGTGGCCTCCCATTTCCCTATGACAGGTTTTTCCGGTATCGCTCTGATTTTAAACCGCTTGTTCCAGCTCCCTATCGGTATCTCCATCATTGTGCTGAATATTCCGGTGGCCATACTCTGTTTCCGGCTTTTGGGAAGGCAGTTTTTTCTCCGTTCCCTGCGGGCAATGATCATTTCTTCCGTAATGATCGATTACCTTGCGCCTTTACTGCCTGTCTATGAAGGAAACCGGATGCTGTCAGCCATCTGTACCGGTGTGCTTGGCGGTTTTGGCTACGCTGTTATCTATATGCAGAACTCCTCAACAGGCGGAACTGATTTTATTATCATGGCGGTAAAGGCGCTGAAGCCTTATCTTTCCCTGGGAAAGATTGCTTTTTTATCTGATGTGGGGATCATTCTGCTGGGCGGTATTATTTTTCGTGATATGGATGGGATCATCTATGGAATGATCATTAATTTTCTGTTTGCCCTTGTGGTAGACAAAGTGGTTTACGGTATTAACGCGGGGAAGATGACCCTTATCGTGACAGAACATGGTCAGAAGGTCACAGAGGTGATCGATACATGCTGCGGAAGGGGCAGCACCATTTTGAAAGGAGTAGGCGGATACCGGATGGATGAGAAGCAGGTAGTTATGTGTGCCTGTAATAACAAGCAGATGTACTTTGTACAGAAAGCTGTGAAAGAGACGGACCCGGAAGCCTTTATCATTGTACTGGAATCGAATGAAGTACATGGGGAAGGTTTTGAAATGCTGAAGATCGGAGAAAGCGGAGCCTAATCAGGAGCAACGGTACCTGACGTCTGATACGGCAGTGCCACAGTGCAGCAAGGCGGCGAAAAAAAATGCGTAAGGTGATTGTTTCTATCATCTTACGCATTTTTAATTAGGAAGAAAGTCCCGTGTGAGGGTGCCGGGCAGTTACAAGGTTTTCAGTTGTCTATAACGGGCTGCCTTTTTATATTTTTATCAGTAAATATATCATATTCGTCTCTGCTGGTTGTACTGAATTCAGAGATCACGGCGCCTTCCGGGCCGGCCTGGAACCAATGTCTGGTGTCAGGATAGATTGTATGCTGTTGGCCTGGGCGGAGGATTATCTCGTGCAGGACTGTGTAAGTGCCTTCATAGCCTGCAGGTATTTTCCCCCTGCTGTTCCCGGTGGCTTCACCTTCCACATAGAGATAGACAGTTCCGTATCTACAGCGGAAAGTCTCCTCCTTTCCCTCATATCCTATGGCACTGATAGGCACATGGCTGTGTTCCGGGCATGTCTGCCCCGGAAAGAGAACCATTTCCTTTGCACAGCACCTGTCTGTATTGATATAGGTGACAAGCTGAAGACCGATGCGTTCTATGTCATTCAGACCAAAATCAGCGATTTCGATATTTTCTTTTTCCTCATCTGTGAGTACTATATGTGCCTTTTCAAAGTAATCCAGCACTCCGGCTCTTTTCTCGTCGTATTCTGTCTTTTTCATGGTGTTCTCCTATCTTACAGAAGCCATCTGCAGAGCTGTCTCTTTGGCGCCCCTTACAATTATTGTTTTTGTCTCTCCCGGAAGAAGGTCAAAATAATTATCCGAACATCTGTAATTTCCTTTTACATGTACGCCGTGGGCAAAGGATTCAGAGTGAAGGGTGAGGATCCTGTCATTTCCCTCCTGTCGGTCCTCTGTGCAGATAACCTGACTCTTTTCAAAATCCAGATTCCGCATATCATCTAAGCGGAGCCAGATATTGTCAATATTTTCATCAAGGACATACAGCATGATAGTTCCTTTTTTATAATCCCTGTCCGGAAGGGCTTCCCGCAGCAGATAGGAACGTTCTCCCGGCTCTGTCTCCAATTGGATCTTTCTTGTTTCTCTGATAGTTCCGTCAAAGGATACATAACCGAACTCTGCTGTGACCGACAATGGTTTGGGAGTATCGTTTGCACCCTGTAATATGACACTGCCATCCTCTGCACGCATAGTAAATTTTTGATGGGCCAGGGCACGTTTTACTCCATAGTAAGCGATTTTCCTTCTCAGATAGTAGTCAATAATGGTCCATCCCACTTCGCCCCATGCGTCATTGTACATCCAAAACAGACCGCCATAGCACTGCTCTCTGAACCGCATGGATTCCAGGGAGTATCCGTACATCATACCATGCACCATACCCGCGTAAGTAATATAATCTTCCAGAGAAAGTCTGTCCGCGTGGTCAACATAGTTTTTCTCTATGGCTGTATTCACAGTGTCTTTTTCAAAGACATTGTTGTGCATCTGCCATACTTCACTGGTCCTGTCCAAAGGCTGTCCATCCATATATTCCAGGATCGTTTCCATACAGCACGGCCCTACATAGCCGTATTCACTCACAAACTTGGCCTTGATCTTATCGTAATCTTTTGCTTCAATACGCTCTTCCATCTTTTTGCTCATATAAGCCTGCTGCCAGTGATGGATGTCGCCTACGGTATCGTCGTTTGGAAGCTCCCCTCCATAGGGTGAACTATTCCAATAGGGAATAAAGGGACAGTTTGCATGGATGACTTCTTTGGAGAGGATATTTGCAATATACATACCGTACTGATGTTCATATGTAAATTCAATTCCCCACTTGGGATTATCTGTGGAATTAAACAGCCAATGCACTTCGTTGGTACCGCAGAATAATCCCAGACAGCTATGACTGCGCAGACGTTTTGTCTGATAGTCAAATTCCCGGCGCATTTCCTCCCGGAACCATTGATGATGATCCGGATAAGTGGAGCACGCAAACATAAAATCATGCCAGATCAGAATGCCCTTTTCATCACAGAGATCATAGAAGATATCCCTCTCATACAGTCCTCCGCCCCAGATCCTCAGCATATTGAAGTTGGCCTCTGCCGCTTCCTCTGTCAAAACCCTGTATTTTTCATCAGTTACCCTGGCATAAATAAAATCATTTGGAATCCAGTTTCCGCCCTTACAATAGATGGGCTTTCCGTTGATGACAAACTGGAATTTCCGGTCCTTTCCCTTCAGTACATCTGTGTTTAACTCCAGTTTTCTGATTCCATAGCGAAATACCGGATATATCTCCACAGCATCTTCGCATACCGCTTCAACCTGTACCTCATACAATGGCTGTCTGCCGTAACCGTTTGGCCACCAAAGTTTCGCGTGAGGGATCAGAATCTCCTCTTCAAAATAATTATATCCCGATGTAAAAAGTCTGTCTTCATAAATCTGTTCAAAGACAGTGTCCCCCTCATAGCTTATCCTGACTTTGTATTTTCCGTCTCTGGAGCTTATGAATCCCAGATTTTCCACATTCAGCATTAATTTCAGCTTTGCCTGCTCACCTATTTCTTCCGTGTGGAGGCAGACTTCCCTGAGTGCGATCTTCTTATGCCCTTCCAGTCTGGCACCACCTGTGATTCCGCAGGTGATCACTTTGGGACCCCAGTCCCATCCCACAGTATACTGAGGCCTTCTGACAAATGCTCTTCTGGCGTCACCACGATATTTTCCCCCGTTGTCTGTTTCCAGACATACAGCATGATTCAGCTCTGACAGATCCTGGTCCGACACTGATTCAAGCCCGCTGGTCACCCGGACTGTGATAACATTTTCTCCCTCTTTGATCTTGTCCTTTATATCATACACAAACGGATAGTGCACACTGTAATGGCTTCCAATATACTGCCCGTTAATGAAAATATCGCTTTTGGAATCCAGTCCCTCCAAAATAAGCTCAATGATATCTTCATTCTTATCCACACTGCAGCCGTCAAATGTTCGTTCAAACCACCATGCTCTCTTTTCTATCCACTCTGATTCCCTGCAGTAATCTGCCAAGACCGGATCCCTGATCACCCCGTTCTCTATCAGCGGCATTCTCACATCTGCCGGAAGACTGCAGCTATACCATCCATCTTCCAGTCCATGTACATAAGCCCACTGGTCCTTCTCCACACTTAAAAGGCTCTCATGCATTCTCCAGTTGTCGTTCATCTTTAATTCAAACATACGATCATTCCCCCATTCATAGTTATTCCATAGGTCTTCATCCTCACTCCCAGGGTTTCAGGATCACTTTACAGGTATCCTGTCCCATAAACTTCTCGAAGGCTCCCTGTACATCTGAAAATCCGTATACATCTGTAATAATTTTATGTACCACAGGAGAACGCCTGAGTATGGCAAACATTTCTTCCCTGTCATCCATGTTATAATGCCAGGAACCCATCAGAGTAAGTCCTTTTCTGATAAAGTCATCACTTGGGCAGATTGGAATTGTATTGTGGTTTTCTCCTATAAATGCCACACTGCCCCTTGGCTCCATCATATCAATGCAGAGCCTTTCCGCATTGCCGTTGCCAGAAGCATCCACAGCCTTGATAAGCGGTGCATCTTTTTTCGCTTCTCTGATCTTTTCTTTGATATCAGGGTCTGTTGGGTCCAAAACCACATCAGCCCCCATTTCCTTTGCCATGTTCTTGCGGAATGGAACACTGTCCAGAGCGATCACCCGCGCTCCCAAAAACTTTGACACGGCAATGGCGCCCATACCCACAGGACCCAGACCGGTGATGAGTATGGTATCAAATCCCTTTACATTCAGCCTTTTAATAGAGCTGAACGCAGGGCCTAAAGCACAGCATCCCAGTGAACCCTGATCATATGTTATATCATCGGGAAGCTTTGTGCAGACAAAATCCTGTACCAGCACATATTCAGCAAAATGACTGAAATACTGAGGCTTTTCCGTACAATAAATATAATTACCCGAAAGACACAGAGAACAGTGCCCACAGCCGGAAAGGGGATTTAATATGACCCTATCCCCCTCCTTCAGAAGGTTGGAGCCGTTGACTGCCACAACAACACCGGCACCTTCATGCCCGGCATCACGGACAGGTGTAGGTGAGACAAATGCTTTTCTGTCACTTCCGCAGATTGGCGTGGACTCTACTTTTACTACTACCCATTCTCCATGGGGTACCGGATCTGGCACGTCTTCCAGATACGCCCGATTATTTCCCAGAACTAATGATTTCATCTTTTTCCTCCTTATGCCTCTTTGGGCCAGACTTTATCAATTGCCTCACTCACAACAGCCACCGCTTTTTCAAACTCCATCTCCCCCAGTTCCTTAACGAAAGGCTCTGCAAGGACCGGCCCTGTATAGCCCATATTTTTCAAGCCTTCAAAAAACTCACCGATCCTGAGGACCCCGGTGCTCCCCGGAAGTGCCCTCACCACATCCTCCTGTTCCTCTCTGGGAATCCCTGCGGGGGCATCCATAATATGGGCACACACCACCCAGGATTCATCCGGAAATTTGGCAAAATCCTCAAAAGTCTGTCCTGCCATATCCCAGTGCCAGACATCCATCAATATCCCCATATTTCCGGTTCCTATGGCGCGGCACAGCTCCAACATCTGGTCCAGGGTATGTATAAATTCATATTTCTTTCCTGCTCTTAATTTGGGCGGTCCCAGGAATTCCAGTCCCAGAGAGATATCATATTTTTTCAATATCTCGGCAGCCGCTCCCAGCCTTTCCCTGTGCAGATTGAAATTTTCTTCATATGTTAATTCGTCACTGGCCGGAATGATCCAGGTGATACAGCGGTGCATACCGCACGCCGCCGCATACTGTACATACTCCTCCAGCTTCTCCATATCCTTCCTGTAAGTCTCTTCGTCTTTTCTATATTCAACAGGAAGTCCGAATCCTGCCGCTTTTAAGTGGTATCTCTCCAAAATTTCTTTTGTCTTTTCCACAGGCATCTGAGCGTCACGCTCTATATTAAACCAGATTCCGTCAAATCCGTACTTCTCAGCCAGAGGTGCGGACTCTTCCAGTCCCACCCTGTGTCCGATACAATCCGGTGCCAATGTCTTATACATAATTTTTTACCTCCAAAGTTATCCTTTCACTGCTCCTGCCACCATACCCTCTATGATCCTCTTACTGAAAACAAAGTACAGGATCATAACCGGAAGCGTGGTTGTCATGATACCCGCCATTAATCTGGGATAGTCTACCGTATACGCAGATTTAAACATTGTCAGTCCCACTGGGACAGTCCGCAGCGTGTCGCTGTTTACTAAGATCAATGAGAATGAAAATTCATTCCACACGGCAAAGAACTGTATGATCGCCACTGTGGACAATATGGGCATAGCCAGCGGAAATACGATCTGGAACAGACATCGGAAAAAGCCGCATCCGTCTATGGCAGCTGCCTCCTCCAGCTCTTTTGGAATCGATGCAATGTAACTCTCTATGAGCATAATGGATATGGGAAGTCCAAAAGCAACATAGGGAAACAGCAGCGTATACCAGTGATTTGTAAGCCCGCTCTGCCTAAGCTGAACATACATGGGAACAAGCAGTGCGTGTACAGGGATCAGCATACCCATGATAAAATAGTTATATATGAGGCTCCGCCCTCTGAAGCGGTATCTGGAGAGGACATACCCGGCCAGGAAAGAAAATACAATGATGATCAGAACAGACAAAATGGTATTCCTTGCGCTGTTCAGCATATACATTCCCAGCTTTGTCTGTGTAAACACTGATATGTAATTTTTCAGGTTCAGTGCCTGGGGAAGTGCCGTTGAACTCTGGGTGAATTCGGCCTGCGTCTTGAAGGAGGAATAAAATATCCATACCATCGGGAAGATGCAGGAGAAAGAAAACACCAGGAGTAATCCATTACAGATCACTTTCCCGATACTTTTTCCAACCTTTTTTGCGGGAACTGCATTATTTTTTAACTCAGCCATGATCAGTAATCACTCTCCTTTCTC is a window encoding:
- a CDS encoding zinc-dependent alcohol dehydrogenase: MKSLVLGNNRAYLEDVPDPVPHGEWVVVKVESTPICGSDRKAFVSPTPVRDAGHEGAGVVVAVNGSNLLKEGDRVILNPLSGCGHCSLCLSGNYIYCTEKPQYFSHFAEYVLVQDFVCTKLPDDITYDQGSLGCCALGPAFSSIKRLNVKGFDTILITGLGPVGMGAIAVSKFLGARVIALDSVPFRKNMAKEMGADVVLDPTDPDIKEKIREAKKDAPLIKAVDASGNGNAERLCIDMMEPRGSVAFIGENHNTIPICPSDDFIRKGLTLMGSWHYNMDDREEMFAILRRSPVVHKIITDVYGFSDVQGAFEKFMGQDTCKVILKPWE
- a CDS encoding sugar phosphate isomerase/epimerase family protein, whose protein sequence is MYKTLAPDCIGHRVGLEESAPLAEKYGFDGIWFNIERDAQMPVEKTKEILERYHLKAAGFGLPVEYRKDEETYRKDMEKLEEYVQYAAACGMHRCITWIIPASDELTYEENFNLHRERLGAAAEILKKYDISLGLEFLGPPKLRAGKKYEFIHTLDQMLELCRAIGTGNMGILMDVWHWDMAGQTFEDFAKFPDESWVVCAHIMDAPAGIPREEQEDVVRALPGSTGVLRIGEFFEGLKNMGYTGPVLAEPFVKELGEMEFEKAVAVVSEAIDKVWPKEA
- a CDS encoding carbohydrate ABC transporter permease, translating into MAELKNNAVPAKKVGKSIGKVICNGLLLVFSFSCIFPMVWIFYSSFKTQAEFTQSSTALPQALNLKNYISVFTQTKLGMYMLNSARNTILSVLIIIVFSFLAGYVLSRYRFRGRSLIYNYFIMGMLIPVHALLVPMYVQLRQSGLTNHWYTLLFPYVAFGLPISIMLIESYIASIPKELEEAAAIDGCGFFRCLFQIVFPLAMPILSTVAIIQFFAVWNEFSFSLILVNSDTLRTVPVGLTMFKSAYTVDYPRLMAGIMTTTLPVMILYFVFSKRIIEGMVAGAVKG